One Nicotiana sylvestris chromosome 12, ASM39365v2, whole genome shotgun sequence genomic window carries:
- the LOC104237304 gene encoding dolichol-phosphate mannose synthase subunit 2: protein MELADRAVGLLLTLTSLSIFTYYTFWVIILPLVDRDHFVHKYFLPQEYAILIPVYAGVALICLLSVFIGYVMLKSKKKKA, encoded by the exons ATGGAATTAGCGGACAGAGCTGTTGGGCTGCTTTTGACATTGACGAGTTTGTCCATTTTCACATATTATACCTTTTGGGTTATCATTCTG CCTTTAGTTGATAGGGATCATTTCGTGCACAAGTATTTTCTACCACAAGAATACGCGATTCTCATTCCTGTATATGCTGGAGTAGCACTCATCTGCTTATTGAGCGTGTTTATTGGATATGTTATGCTCAAATCCAAGAAGAAGAAGGCATGA
- the LOC104237306 gene encoding plastoglobulin-1, chloroplastic-like encodes MSILHSPSLIFNTKTTIKPYCLISFLPYSSISNFRFRKFTIHSSFSLFNDPQDFFVPKSPGNKLNQNDSNSDDKQISFVDEWGERSEPDTRPVTKLSESDPPINDDEWGRGAELVGSSNNPVIEDEWGEKSYPEPRPAPTVSDSDPPIDEDEWIGAKPVKNESVSDNKTASDPETRPLTRLPVSDPPKGEEERVAELKRCLMDTVYRTEFGLRASSEIRAEALELVSQLEAANPTPSPVESPELLDGNWILVFTAFSELLPLLAVGTIPLLKVENISQAISTSNLTIENSTTLSSPFATSSFSANAAFEVRSPSRIQVEFKEGTVNPPEVKSKIDLPENVDIFGQTISLSPIQQSLGPLENVVAGIARAISGLPPLKIPIPGERTKSWLITTYLDKDLRISRGDGGLFVLVKEESSLIDQ; translated from the exons ATGTCCATTTTGCACTCGCCATCTCTCATTTTCAACACTAAAACCACCATTAAACCCTACTGCCTCATTTCATTTCTTCCTTATTCTTCAATCTCGAACTTTAGATTTAGAAAATTTACAATTCATTCATCCTTTTCATTATTTAATGATCCTCAAGATTTTTTTGTACCAAAATCTCCGGGCAATAAACTCAACCAAAACGACAGCAATTCTGATGATAAACAAATCTCATTTGTTGATGAGTGGGGCGAGAGGTCGGAACCGGATACCCGACCCGTAACGAAGTTATCAGAATCGGATCCTCCTATAAATGATGACGAATGGGGCAGAGGAGCTGAATTAGTGGGGAGCAGCAACAATCCAGTAATTGAAGATGAGTGGGGTGAGAAGTCGTATCCGGAGCCCCGGCCCGCTCCGACAGTGTCGGATTCGGATCCTCCTATAGACGAAGACGAATGGATCGGAGCTAAGCCAGTTAAAAATGAGAGCGTTTCTGATAATAAAACAGCGTCGGATCCGGAGACCCGACCCTTAACGAGATTACCAGTTTCGGATCCTCCGAAAGGTGAAGAAGAGAGGGTTGCAGAGCTGAAAAGGTGCTTAATGGACACGGTTTATCGGACAGAATTTGGGCTCAGGGCCTCATCGGAGATTCGGGCCGAGGCTCTGGAGCTGGTTTCTCAGTTGGAGGCAGCAAATCCAACTCCGAGCCCAGTTGAATCACCTGAGTTGCTTGATGGGAACTGGATTTTAGT GTTTACAGCATTCTCTGAGTTGTTACCTCTTCTGGCTGTGGGCACCATTCCTTTGTTGAAGGTTGAAAATATTAGCCAAGCGATTAGTACAAGCAACCTTACCATAGAGAACTCAACTACATTATCAAGCCCTTTTGCCACCTCTTCTTTCAGTGCAAATGCTGCCTTTGAAGTTCGAAGTCCGTCAAGAATACAG GTTGAATTCAAAGAAGGGACAGTTAATCCTCCAGAGGTTAAGTCAAAAATAGACCTGCCGGAGAACGTTGATATCTTTGGCCAAACCATAAGTTTGTCACCTATACAGCAATCTCTAGGTCCTCTGGAAAATGTTGTGGCAGGTATAGCCCGAGCTATTTCTGGTCTGCCTCCTCTCAAGATTCCGATTCCAGGTGAGAGGACGAAGTCTTGGCTTATTACGACATACCTTGACAAGGATCTTCGGATCTCAAGAGGAGATGGTGGGCTATTTGTTCTTGTTAAGGAAGAGAGTTCTCTTATAGACCAGTAG